The region gctcaagtACTGGGGGTTTAGTTACGGAACCGTTCTCGGCGGTACCTTTGCCGCCCTGTGGCCTCACAGAATAGAAAGAATGGTCAACGACGGTATGCCTCCCTCACACTCTCCTATCACCAGCCCAATACTGACCTTGTTCAAAAGGCAACGTTGACTATGTCGAATGGTACCAAGGAGGCTACATCAACTTTCTCCACGACACCGACGCAGTAATGGAAGCCTTCTTCACCCACTGCCACCGCGTCGGCCCCCTCCGCTGCCCCTTTtactcccccaccccctcccaaacaaAATCCCggctcttctccctcctcacctccctccgcgAATCCCCCATCCTGGTCACCCCCCCGCCTTCCAACCTCAGCTtttcccaacaacccccagaGATAATAACCTACTCCAgaatcctccacctcctctccacagCCCTCTACCAACCCCACCTCCGCTTCCCCCTCATCGCCCCcgtcctctccgccctcgaGTCTCGCAACGGCCTCCCCTACCTCGCCTACACCTCcccagccaacaacacctccccccaccccgttATGCCTTTCCGagtccctccccccatccaccccgctcccctccccaagcGAAGGAACACCAGACGCCTTCCCAGCAATAATGTGCTCCGACgcctcccaccaccctctaACCCCTTCCGAATTCGCGGCGTacgccctcatcctccaaaaCATCTCCTACTCCGCcggcgcggtccagtctGAATTCCGGCTTTCCTGCATCGGGAGGACGGTCCGGCCAAAGTGGGAGCTCTCCCCGGACTTTAGCTGGTCGCAGGGTGTCAAAACGGCGTTTCCGATACTGTTTGTCAATAACGATGCTGATAATGTTACGCCTTTGGTCTCGGCGAGGAATAACTCGCGGGCTTTCCCCGGGTCGAGGGTGCTGGTTCAAGAGGAGGGGTATGGGCATACTAGTCTTGCGGCGGGGAGTAGGTGTACTgctgggtgggtgaggaggtatTTTCAGCGGGGGGAGATGCCGGACGGAAAGGAGGGGTGTAAGAGTGATAGGAGGCTTttcgacgaagaggaggaaatgATGGGCCAAGAGGATGAGCTAGGTGTgacggtgaggaggttgagaaagAAAGTCAGGATTAGGCCGTTTTACCGGGGCTGAAGGAAAAGAGGAGAATGTCGTTGGGATGGGGTCTCTTTTTGATGAAGTCACACACACGCATATACCCCCTTGTTTGTTTCATTCCGCGTTACGATAACAATGATGATGTTTTTGTATTTTTCTGCCTCCCACCCATCTAACACACACATTACGACTATTATATCTACTTATCTCCCTCATGACGACTCGTCAATGTCAGGTTGTTTGTCTTTATATCATATGCCTCCCAATGTAAATGCTCagaaaccccccaaaaaaacgCCTTTGCCTGGTCTTCCCTTCTCAATAAATGATACCGAAGATAAAGGCTCCAAACGCCTGTTCATGTCGTATACGAGTCCCAAAATGGTCCCAGAGGAAAAAACAATGCTTTTGACCTGCCCCCAAAACCTGCGCAtgtcatccccctccccttatCAACACCGCCTTAGAAACTGAACAATCCACTTCTCCGCTTTCCGAAAGGATAAACCAGCAACGCACTCAAACTCAACCCTACAGAGATGTTGATCGCAACCTGAATAACGCTGAACAGCACGTTGAAAGCAGTGCTGTTCAAATCCGCCACCTCTTCCGTTGTCGTAAACGTCCCGTTGACAACAGTCCCGTTCGCCAAAATTGTCTCGTTACGAACAATCTGGTTGGCGCTAGCAACGCCGCTCAACAAAGACCCGTTCACGGCCAGGCCTCCGGGCACTTGGACAAAGATGGCAGGCAACATGGCCGCCGCGGCAAGACCGTACCCAACTTTGCGAGCATGCTTGGTAATACCGGCTGTGATGCCCTCGGTGGACAAAGTCGGGGGTCCGTTCTCGAGGTCTCGCTCCTTCTCTCGCTCTGCAGCGGCTTTGGGATCAGACTCATCTGAATCCATGGCTGTCGATGATTGGTAATACGGGGACGGATAAGGTCCTCTCTTGACACGTCTCCGAAAGCGGCTCCAGCGTGGTTGGATCGTCCTCTCCCAGACATCGAGCATGTAGTTCTCAAAGTATCGTCCAAGGCGAGAGTAAAGGTTGGCAAGGACACCAATGGTCAGAGCACCGAGCGAACTGGAAACAACCGAATTGCCTTTGAAGAAGCGGGAAGAGTAATTGTTGACGAGGTAACCGGCGACCGAGATGATCACTTGGACTGTTGAAAACAGTCGGTATTAGTATTGCGGACTTTGCAGAAGAAAAACAGGAGAAAACATACCAGGTGTTTGCTTCCACTTCGCTTGATTGATCGCACACAGGCAAAGCGTGAAGGGAATGACAAACAAAACGTAATAATCGGGCGACGGTCGTTGGAGGTACCACTCCTCGCCAACTGAGCAGTGAATGGCGCTCGAGGCATTCTCGTCCATGTAGCCATAGATAACGGACCCTATGGTTATACCGTAGCCTAGGAAGAGCGTGTAGATGAGCGCGTACACCATTCGAACAGAACCCGAGATCAtctggtggttttggagcTCCAGACTTGCGCAGAGGATCATGTAACCAGGGAGAATCAGAGCAATCGAGGCCTGGGcaagggaggagaagcagaagaGCGTTCCACCTCTGATCGAACCAAAGGCTCGAGCCAAGCACGAAGTCAGAATAGCTGCCGTGATTTCGAAGACATTGGCATAGAGCTCATTGGATGGCGCCAGGTAGAGCTGGAGGAAACCAACCACGCAGCCGAGGATGAAGCAAATGGGCAAGTCGATGTACCGGCCCTCGAAACCGAAAGGAGCCACTGCTGCTGACGCTACCCCAGAGAGCAGAATCCGGAACCAGATGGGGAACTTCTCGTTACGCTTGTTCACCTCGTCGAGTCGGGTAGTAGCCTCATCGACTCCGATTCGATCATGGACAACCTCCTTGTAAATCTCGTGGACATCGCGCAGGCGACCAAAGTCCAAGCCCTGATTAGCCTTGATGATCTTGACCTCGGTAGTGTGCGTCTGACTGTCGTCGAAAGAAATCAACATGATGCCAGGCAGATACAGAAACTGGCCTTCGATGCCAAGAACGCGAGCAGACATGGCCATGTAAGCCTCGAGACGATGGGTTGGCGCGCCATAGATCATCAAGGCGTTGCAGAGCTTGATCAGGTAGCGATGTCGATTGATGATTTCGGCGATGTGGATCTTGATCTTGTATTCGtcgaccttcttcttcgactTTGCCGTCCTCTTGTACCGTTCTTTCTCCAACTTGATCTTCTCTGAGACGGCATTTTGGATGTCCTTGTTGGTTCCGGGGGCGGCAATCATGAAAGAGGACTCCATCAGCCCAGCCAGAGTGCTGGTGGACTGTCTCTTCTTGGATCGGCGCCCCTTGTCGGGATCGGGAGTCGTAGGCCGAGACGTAGGCGGAGTGCTAGAAGGCGTGCGGTTTGGAGTTCGACTGGGTGTGCTGGGGAGGCTGGGGATTAGGAGGTCGGCGGTCGACGTCGACGCCGAGGCCGAGCCATTTTTCTCATCTGTGCCGTACAGCTTAAGAAGC is a window of Podospora pseudopauciseta strain CBS 411.78 chromosome 1, whole genome shotgun sequence DNA encoding:
- a CDS encoding hypothetical protein (COG:S; MEROPS:MER0000440; EggNog:ENOG503NXV9) is translated as MTMGVKASGAFRGYPWSTHWALSVSRTLLPRHQHLRGFLTGACMAGLVLGLVVLLQLHGSFNDFLWPFWKSNTNGSDGKPTEPPPTFRWADITPSPTLTWHQCYSPDHDCARLDVPMDWQSPSDSARVVLAIIRLRAVATSASKNKTDYRGPVFFNPGGPGGSGIWSMLDHGRELQAILGKEQYDLVSFDPRGVGNSVPRIECWSQQQDRGVWDLQNSVLGTVDAHPGVVYDAYARAQAFSQVCENNPDLAGEDGILRHSSTVYHARDMLEILEQMGEEKLKYWGFSYGTVLGGTFAALWPHRIERMVNDGNVDYVEWYQGGYINFLHDTDAVMEAFFTHCHRVGPLRCPFYSPTPSQTKSRLFSLLTSLRESPILVTPPPSNLSFSQQPPEIITYSRILHLLSTALYQPHLRFPLIAPVLSALESRNGLPYLAYTSPANNTSPHPSLPPSTPLPSPSEGTPDAFPAIMCSDASHHPLTPSEFAAYALILQNISYSAGAVQSEFRLSCIGRTVRPKWELSPDFSWSQGVKTAFPILFVNNDADNVTPLVSARNNSRAFPGSRVLVQEEGYGHTSLAAGSRCTAGWVRRYFQRGEMPDGKEGCKSDRRLFDEEEEMMGQEDELGVTVRRLRKKVRIRPFYRG
- a CDS encoding hypothetical protein (EggNog:ENOG503NWBX; COG:S); this encodes MSAPRPPEDPTKPGDDSQENPQSPPPEQPAKNTQSSSNKGKEKKKVGFTSEITAGPSHSGYYYGTPTPTDQETEARDYFSLSPSPSPSPTDGHNANRDSVNREQLAAALAEILKPEHLSGPVPPSKPRPVLRKSTPLLAVPESPATQHQSEIEAKNRADRLAYSVGTGSAPPSGRSSAELTELEEEASRDREGLLGSSDTAQTHDFALPANDDSLRYRRNAHQEADRLIRTHTRRKSPLMHSFTPRSGTATPVDHDVEYIPRPDKYKGGILGTLLKLYGTDEKNGSASASTSTADLLIPSLPSTPSRTPNRTPSSTPPTSRPTTPDPDKGRRSKKRQSTSTLAGLMESSFMIAAPGTNKDIQNAVSEKIKLEKERYKRTAKSKKKVDEYKIKIHIAEIINRHRYLIKLCNALMIYGAPTHRLEAYMAMSARVLGIEGQFLYLPGIMLISFDDSQTHTTEVKIIKANQGLDFGRLRDVHEIYKEVVHDRIGVDEATTRLDEVNKRNEKFPIWFRILLSGVASAAVAPFGFEGRYIDLPICFILGCVVGFLQLYLAPSNELYANVFEITAAILTSCLARAFGSIRGGTLFCFSSLAQASIALILPGYMILCASLELQNHQMISGSVRMVYALIYTLFLGYGITIGSVIYGYMDENASSAIHCSVGEEWYLQRPSPDYYVLFVIPFTLCLCAINQAKWKQTPVQVIISVAGYLVNNYSSRFFKGNSVVSSSLGALTIGVLANLYSRLGRYFENYMLDVWERTIQPRWSRFRRRVKRGPYPSPYYQSSTAMDSDESDPKAAAEREKERDLENGPPTLSTEGITAGITKHARKVGYGLAAAAMLPAIFVQVPGGLAVNGSLLSGVASANQIVRNETILANGTVVNGTFTTTEEVADLNSTAFNVLFSVIQVAINISVGLSLSALLVYPFGKRRSGLFSF